The DNA segment TAAGCTGCAATACTGGGTGCCGTTGAAGAAGACGCCTTCTGGGAGGGGATCGTTTTGATGCTGGGTCTGGACAACAAATGACGACGGGTTCACAACTCGAAATCAGTTTGTTTGTAAGGTTAGGTTTGTATATATACTATAGGTTataggtttgtttgttgttcagTTTTCAAACCTTGCTATCTTATTTTGAATTCGAGGTGACTGTATTAGGATGAGTAACGGGCATAGTATGCATGCTAGTATGTGTACATGCACGCATCGCATGCATCAGCTTGCATGCCAAGTGTAGACGTATGCTTCTGTCTAATGTGCTGACATTACTTGGACGTCTATTGATTACGTCAACAATATTGAACGTATATTGAAAGTTagaaattataaaatgtaaTCAATATGAATTCAGAGTATTAACTGTACCTGCAAAGTTTTCCTTTCCGCCATAGAGATAGTCGCTCGGGTGCGGTGGTTCTTCCTGGTTGGCTTCTGACGTCCGCACTTTCTCAGCCAATCACGTAAGCTCTGCTCTGATAGGCCGACGCCGTAGAAATGAAGATGGTAGGGGCTGTGTGGAGTGAACAGGATTTTATCACAGCGTTGGAAACGCTCATGGAGAGATGGAATGATTTGATTTTATGGGAACTTTTTTCGCGCCGTTTTAGtctttttgttacatttttagcaaaattaCTTGATTTTTTAGCAAAAACCACAAGTTTAATTAACaaacattcaaaaatatttgctgctttaaataaacatatttgatGAGATCATAAAGATAGGTGTAACAACTTCTATTATATCTACCGAGATGTAGCAGCATTCTTTGCTTTCGGTGGGGCTGGGGCTTTAACTTGGGTCTGGGGTCTCGCTTCAATAACCAAGCTACTCGTTCTGGTCACGAAACTGACGTCATTATCCTGGTCCGTTGATTCTGGTCAAAACAATGATTTGTGACGTGAGAATACGGAAAATTGAGTTGGTCGGCAACACACTCGCCAGTTTAGTGGTAAATATGCAGAGATTGTCACTGGCATTAAGGACGACTGAGACTCGGGGGTTCCCAAACTTAGTATTTCTTACACCCCTAAAAACATTTGATGTGTTGTCGCACCCCTTGCTTTCATGTGATGCAGCtatcaaataacaaaacttaaaTACTTTGGGATCCTAAGAATTGCCTTTCACTGGGTTCCCTTAAGGAGGTGTCAAagacctaaaactaagataccggtatgtttgattttattggaCGTCCTACGTatggctttaaaaaacatgtttagaccaattagaaggcagcatggttggtgttgttttctagcctgggaattaccctagcagttagtgtgcttcaatgtcccaggtcgcgtgcagaatcagggtaaaaattagcatgagagtagctaaaattggattttttacgccaaaaattctagtgtttattttgtgcctctgtcaaaaaagtttgaatcatggttttttgatggcattttatggaatgtcAGTCCAAAGCATATTAAATTGACTTGGCAAAacttcagagagccccatgcaggatttttcaagtaatcggtcttttagtaaattcactgtattataaaacaaacaaagattacGCCACCTTAAAAGGTTATCTCGGGCTACTTGGCTAGGAACCTCAGTTTCAAACCTTAACAAAGTTCAACCATCATTATCTGAACGTTTTGAATGATCGCTCACCAGTGAACGCGAGCACTCCTTGAACCATGTATACGTTGCCGGTGTACGGGTGGCCTGTCATCGCGTGCTTCAACGCGCGGAGTCTGGCGCTGAACGACCCCTTTAAGAGCGGTTGCGAGAATTCGAGCATGACATCTTGTATCTTGATCGACGACGATCCAGTCATGTAACTGCCGTTCCACCTGGTTGCAACCGCGGaaacattatgacgtaaccaACAAACAATTACGTCACCGTAATGGACGAAGcgagttaaaattaaaacatgaaatatttaGTTAGCTGATTTTTAGTGACTACGTTTGCTCATAAACACCCAATGTGATCCCAAATGTGATCGTTTCGTCACAATAACACATACGTGACATCACAAATGAAGCAGAAATAACTCACAAGCCGGGCATGGCGAGGTGCCGGGTGATGACGTTTCTCGGGGCCTGAAACGAGTCTTCGCTCAGGACGAGATCAAAGTCACCGGTGCGTGACGTACGACCTTTAGAGGCGAGCATGAAGGCCGCTCCTGGATTGACGAGTCGGATGAGGGTTTGCATCGAAGCAAGGCTCTCATCCTAGTGAATAATTGCGAGGTATAAGGTGCAGTATGACAGACCGCTAACAGGGTTAAATAGACTGAGCGTTTCCATATAAATCGACATCTCGGGTTAGCGGCGAAACCTGAAGGAATGGCGTTAAGCCAAGCCAGGTGGAATTAAAGTGAGAAACAAGTTACTGATTGCGATTGGAAACAACCGATTGCCAAAGTTATCAAAAGACCAAAGCAATTAATCGTTTGAAAAGTGCAATTTGGGCGATACCATTAACAAAACGCCAAAAAAATCGGTCAAGAATCCTAATACGCGGTCAAGATCAACCCAGTGCTGGGGATAGGAACCTGTAAGACTAAACAACCGCCACAAACTACAGGTAGCACCGGCCACAATACAAACCCACCTTGATGTCTTCATGAGTTCCAGTGAAAGCGACACAAGTGGCGAGACCGGCGGCACATTGTTCTAGAACTTTCGGCAAGATTCTTTTGTGTTCAACGAAGCATGAAAGCGGGTCAATGCACACCGTCACAGCACCGATGTACATGCGCCCTCGAGTGGAAGGATCGCGATGGTTTAGAATGCTTGATACGACGTCGGCAATGtcaaaaaacctggaaaatccaaaaacatttaaaaaaaaaaaaaaatccaTGCGAATTTAAAACGAAAAATCTTAACTCAAATGTTAATCATTACAATTTTAATCATTAtctaaagttttttattttatttcaattcctTTTGTCCTATtgtaacaacaaataaaaaactgaCCCCGTGACCTCTACAATGATCCGAAGACGTTTCGACGCAGCAGCGCCAGGTCGGGTCGCTCGTCTCTTGGAAACGAACTCGGTAAGCTGTCTCTGCGCAAGGAACGTCAATATGTTTGCTTTCATATCATCTGAACATAGTTAAGTGTTCGCCGCAATCACGTCAGTGACTGCTTGAGCGGGAACCAAGGCAGTTGAGCTATTGCGTCCATTCATTTAACCCAATGTTCGCAGCTATACCGTTTGAAGAACGCACTACAATGTACATGCTTAGTGCTTATACTTTATAATGAGTAGTTTCATTTTACAAAGCAGACTACATAAGAGGCTTTTTTTTCTAATAATGGATTACAACTCGCAATTTCTCTCCCAAATCCACTCGTGCTGTCTTAACTTGcgttttcacaaaaacatcACCATGTTTCAAGCGAATAATCTCACAGATATCACGCGGCCCACCTGCAGATGGTCGACGTCAGTGGCGGCGGCGTCCCCATCCTTTGACTTGACTTTGACCACCACCCACCTTACCCTCTCCCGGTTGAGGGCGATCAAGGACGAACAGAGCCGGTCACCATGGCAACCGGGAATCCCTGCCACTATACTCACACAGACCTGAGAGAAAAGGTGAGAATAAAAGAGaagtttttacaaatggctGCATGGGAAGAGGTGTTGTGTCGAAGCAGGTGTGATTTCTTTAACGATTCAACGGGTTACCGAATAAGGGAGTGCTGAAGGCAGAATTAAAGTGCAAAGTTTATGAAAACAGCAACAAAGCTTTATTATGTATTGGATTAGTTTGCTCGCAAAGTGCGCGGTGTTTATCCGTTGTTGTGTTTCTGACGTAAGCACAGCGTTCAATAAATTAATCTGGAATGCGCTCCCATCGTCGTCACACGCTCTACAACCCAATATAAGACATAATAAAGGGATGGCACCGAACGCAATGGCAACCATTTTACCATGACGTCAGCGGCCGTTTAGCGGGgcaaagatatttttttaactaaGGTTTAAATTGGGCTTATGCTAATTTTCCTCAAGTTGTAACCACGAGTGTTTGTGCGCTTTTCTTCACTCATGTTTTGCGAAAAGTCTACAGGAAGTCGGTTATGACATAATGGCAAAGTTCAAGGGATGACTCACCGGAATTCTTAATTCTATcacaataacaacaacaagcaAGCAAAGGCACATTGGGCTGGCATAGTGGCAGCAAACGCAGCATAGGAGTCACCTTGTCGGTTTTTTCCTTTGGGGAAATCTCGTTAAGTAAGCCTTTATCGTCCACCATCAAGGAAGCGTCTGGAGCCGGAATTGCTTCTCCTCCTGTCACGAAGCTTACACCGAAATGTTTCATGAAATCTGAGCAATTATGTAGGGTCATAAGCGCCAATCGGTTTTAAGTATatcaaaaaacagttttaagtCCAAACAAAACTCCTGCAACAACACAAAAGCATAATACAACCACAATAGGTATACAGCAcacacaaaaaattgaataactaaaaaagttaCTTAATAATAGAGCCACAGTTAACAACAATCACCTGTTAGCTGCGGTTGAAGAGAATAAGTTGACTTTGTTAATTTGCTTGACCTGGCTTCACTGCCAGACCTGTGACTTATCCCAGCGTGCCACATGTAGTTCGACTGCACTTCGTCATAACTGCGGATTAAACTTCCATCAAATCTGCCAATGGATTCAAATTTAAGGTGTTCCCCCTTGGTTGAAAGTCTTTCTAAATATGGTATTgcctgaaaaaataaaacacctCTTTGGTAAGTTTGCTACAAAGTAGAGTATTAACTACCGGCATCTTCCGTACACGTACATCGCTGCAAATGATAGTAACTTTGGAAAActgtataattataataatatattattttaaagaaacaagAATCCTTTCAAATGCAAGATTCAATGCAAACATTACCTTGCTGATCAATGCTTTAGAAGCTGACAATTGAGGAAAGAAGGCCAAAGCCAAAGATGTTCTGTGGATTGGACGAAGATATTTTGGCAAGATATCGTCTTGTCTTAGTTTCAATTGAAGCAATTGAACTGCATTTGGAAGTCCGGTGTCGTAATATAAATAACTCCCAATTGAAGATGCTTTGATAGTAAATGGTGGAGCATTTATTGGAACCAAGACCACTGACCCATCACCATAAAGCTTCAGGAGACCTGATAAAAAGTCaactttcaactttcaacTTAATGGTATACATATAGCACGATAAAGTGGCTAAAACGTAAAAAGACTTTTGTCCATTTACAAAGCGTATTTAAAGCAACATTTGCCATTTTCAATACATGCAATAAGagaatattttaatttatactGCGTCAAAGTTGTCTGGTTAAAAGTTAGTAACTAACATTCAGCTTTAGGATCAACAAGAGATGAACTGGAACAGATGAAGACCGAATCACATTTCACCACAAGATTTTCGTCGAGCGCATTGTCACAATCACGCCTTGTCtataattattttatcaatatTACAATGATATTTAATTATAAACTTTAGTAATTTTGTTAACCATGCTGAGGTTTATCTTTTTAGATACCATAagttaagaaaatttttaatatgcCAAGCACGTTCAGCTTCACCTTCCACTCGACATATTTCGGCACTCCTGCAGTGAGGATGATGTGCTTCCAATGCTTGCTCATGGCATCACCATTCTCAACCTCTAAACAATTCATATTACAAGGCATTGTCACTTTGTCTTACTCACAAAGTGGCTTAGACAACGTTAATAACGAATGTAGAATAGTAAACAGTTAAATGTGAAACCGCTATAATACATATTAATACAACATGCAGGCTAAAccaaaaattttcactttgccactttttcgaTAATTTTGAATGAAAAGTTTAACATGTTACAATGCGTAATTTCTAtgattgaaaaaattgttgttgAAACGCTTTACCGTCATTCATTGCTTGAATGTGGGAGTCAATGAAGGTGTCACTGTAACTCACGTTCCCCAGAATTCCCTCACCACTAGTACTTTTGATTGACGTGATCGACACTGTGATTTTCTTTATGTAACAAGACATATTATCCGACTTCAATGTAACCAATCTGTAAATGAAGAGATAtaatttgtttgattgaaaaaacgtttgaaaattGGTTAACTGCATTTTGCTGTGAAGCAACTAACAAGGCAAGGCAATTTCTCACTGAAAGCAGAAAGCATAGAAACACGAGCCGGAAAGATTTGAGTAACATTGTTCCCCTCATACGTACTTTGCAGAGTTGTTGTAGACCTCAACAGTAAACTCATGAGCGCCGCTGTGTGGAAGGTGTGCACAAGCGGAGGCGACAACTCGCTGGGCGGCAGATCGAGCATCGGTTTcactgaaatttttacaatattgcCAGATAGCCGAGTGACATGCATCCACACAAGCAGTATAAAGACCGACCAGAAGTTCAAAGTCTCTGAAAATTTGTAAGACAAAATTACAACGGAACTTTAAATCGATTGCTAGCTGATCTCGACAACAATTTAGGGGCTAATGTGGCgagtaaaattttaacatgaCAAATAGGACTTTTTTCTTGTTATGCAAATTCATATTCTACTGAATAGATGTTTTATTGTggacaaaaatgaaaaatttcaccTCATTATGTCTGATCGTTGTGTATCTGGCTGAATGAAGTAGGTCCTGGTACATGATATTGGCCTCCTGGGAGCAGCAGAACGAATGACCTTGCAAGgaaatcttttattattttccaacaacaaaatacataaTAATACATTATCACATTAATACATTTTAATACAATATCTTTTGCTAAacattgatgatgtcattcATTTTGCAAAGTGGTGACAAACCATTTGATATTATTATAATGTTAACCAAGAAATAAGTTCAGTAagcaatataaaaacaaacgtgcACAAAGCTTCAACTAGCTGggtaaacaacaaaattaaacatttcatttaaGCCAACAGCGTTTCAAAAGCATTGCATACCATAT comes from the Clavelina lepadiformis chromosome 5, kaClaLepa1.1, whole genome shotgun sequence genome and includes:
- the LOC143460323 gene encoding dynein axonemal assembly factor 9-like codes for the protein MKKKPSSAKRSIQLQAFSPHVSSKRLKCIQDLLTSDGIDTILLILGIDSRYNEGCRELANYLLFGFYDLRLSQLEESGIPEEDLDDVVILIRATSVAVYCSGVLYSYLLPYIAHWRNLEVHCWPDLDQKDKDDHQEEKEEFKIRSFVAMVSSSTHIGIPYWATRSLGIAHHLQSPSNFDKFAIEKWPLVQSYALEGMGGGGFFTMRFEVSNVRNQLLSIYEQCDPADLEQILIKSLPLFERHWREAISTVSGTSDFEKAKMADMEVTAKQVLEPLRSYYSHGRLSTLSSQQELDQSRQPFVQFGKQTLDKTTAGSLLDSTLRDSGVNGSALHMVIRSAAPRRPISCTRTYFIQPDTQRSDIMRDFELLVGLYTACVDACHSAIWQYCKNFSETDARSAAQRVVASACAHLPHSGAHEFTVEVYNNSAKLVTLKSDNMSCYIKKITVSITSIKSTSGEGILGNVSYSDTFIDSHIQAMNDEVENGDAMSKHWKHIILTAGVPKYVEWKTRRDCDNALDENLVVKCDSVFICSSSSLVDPKAECLLKLYGDGSVVLVPINAPPFTIKASSIGSYLYYDTGLPNAVQLLQLKLRQDDILPKYLRPIHRTSLALAFFPQLSASKALISKAIPYLERLSTKGEHLKFESIGRFDGSLIRSYDEVQSNYMWHAGISHRSGSEARSSKLTKSTYSLQPQLTDFMKHFGVSFVTGGEAIPAPDASLMVDDKGLLNEISPKEKTDKVCVSIVAGIPGCHGDRLCSSLIALNRERVRWVVVKVKSKDGDAAATDVDHLQRQLTEFVSKRRATRPGAAASKRLRIIVEVTGFFDIADVVSSILNHRDPSTRGRMYIGAVTVCIDPLSCFVEHKRILPKVLEQCAAGLATCVAFTGTHEDIKDESLASMQTLIRLVNPGAAFMLASKGRTSRTGDFDLVLSEDSFQAPRNVITRHLAMPGLWNGSYMTGSSSIKIQDVMLEFSQPLLKGSFSARLRALKHAMTGHPYTGNVYMVQGVLAFTESTDQDNDVSFVTRTSSLVIEARPQTQVKAPAPPKAKNAATSRPYHLHFYGVGLSEQSLRDWLRKCGRQKPTRKNHRTRATISMAERKTLQTQHQNDPLPEGVFFNGTQYCSLLDNSRSYEHPCMEEIIQDYLKSENEQIDLYNKKIEEQNIADLFD